One window of the Anomaloglossus baeobatrachus isolate aAnoBae1 chromosome 12, aAnoBae1.hap1, whole genome shotgun sequence genome contains the following:
- the SCNM1 gene encoding sodium channel modifier 1 produces the protein MSFKREGDDGSQLNVLKKRRVADLLASFIPEDEALLLKNGRYACTVCYHRPVFDTIDMLTVHRKGKKHTACMQKFYGKKTAHRNEVQKRQHEQYVRAEESGEQPPAPLLVETRKITQHALLKAAPYNSCCTRHRPEEIRKGSNSEVGGFSQSTPSLRGSRPVFTQPDQSKTPTETPCPELSNSTGICRQSKSKKDGKNKKKTQKSSEKGADPGDDPERRRVMEHYLSLRSSGWIPDGAGKWVKDENVEFDSDEEEPAAISLP, from the exons ATGTCGTTTAAACGAGAAGGGGATGACGGCAGCCAGCTGAACGTGCTAAAG aaaagaagAGTTGCTGACCTGTTGGCCAGTTTTATCCCTGAGGACGAAGCTCTGCTCCTCAAAAATGGAAG GTACGCCTGCACTGTGTGTTACCACAGGCCAGTCTTTGATACCATCGACATGCTGACCGTGCACCGGAAAGGAAAGAAGCACACGGCTT GTATGCAGAAATTCTATGGGAAGAAGACTGCTCAtaggaacgaggtccagaagcgacAGCACGAGCAGTATGTCCGGGCGGAGGAGTCTGGGGAGCAG CCTCCGGCTCCTCTACTGGTGGAGACCAGGAAGATTACCCAGCATGCACTGCTGAAAGCTGCACCGTATAACAGCTGCTGCACCAGACACAG GCCTGAAGAAATAAGGAAAGGAAGTAATTCTGAGGTTGGGGGGTTTTCCCAGTCCACGCCTTCTCTGCGGGGTAGCCGTCCAGTATTTACCCAGCCTGACCAATCCAAGACTCCAACAGAGACTCCTTGTCCTGAGCTGAGCAACTCCACAG GTATCTGCAGACAGTCAAAATCAAAGAAAGATGgcaaaaacaagaagaaaacaCAGAAATCTTCTGAGAAAGGGGCTGATCCTGGCGATGACCCCGAGAGAAGGCGAGTGATGGAGCACTACCTGTCCCTGAGGAG CTCTGGGTGGATTCCTGACGGCGCAGGAAAGTGGGTGAAAGATGAAAATGTCGAATTTGACTCTGATGAGGAAGAACCTGCGGCAATCTCACTGCCATGA
- the TNFAIP8L2 gene encoding tumor necrosis factor alpha-induced protein 8-like protein 2 yields METFSSKDLALQAQKKILSRMASKSMVNMFIDETSSEVLDELYRVSKEYTKNKAESQKVIKNLIKIAVKIGVLYRHNRFSPEELVLAEDFKNKLHNGAMTAISFYEVEFTYEKEVLPRILTECKNLLLRLVDKHLTPKSHGRIQHVFNHFANKDMLSQLYDPNGSMKPHLQKICQGMNKLIDDGKL; encoded by the coding sequence ATGGAGACCTTCAGTTCCAAAGATCTTGCCCTCCAGGCGCAAAAAAAAATCTTGAGTCGTATGGCCAGTAAATCAATGGTGAACATGTTCATCGATGAAACAAGTAGTGAAGTCTTGGACGAACTTTACAGAGTTTCTAAAGAGTACACCAAAAACAAAGCAGAGTCTCAGAAAGTCATCAAGAACTTGATCAAGATTGCGGTAAAAATCGGCGTCTTGTATCGTCACAACCGTTTTAGCCCAGAGGAACTGGTCCTAGCTGAAGATTTCAAGAACAAGCTGCACAATGGAGCAATGACGGCCATTAGCTTTTACGAAGTGGAATTCACTTACGAGAAGGAGGTGCTTCCCAGAATCCTCACCGAATGCAAAAACTTACTCCTTCGCCTCGTGGACAAGCACCTTACTCCTAAGTCCCATGGCCGCATCCAGCATGTGTTCAACCACTTTGCAAATAAGGACATGCTCAGTCAACTCTATGATCCCAATGGGTCTATGAAGCCCCATTTACAGAAAATTTGTCAGGGAATGAACAAATTGATTGATGATGGGAAATTGTGA
- the LYSMD1 gene encoding lysM and putative peptidoglycan-binding domain-containing protein 1, which translates to MASGEEGDTGLLRGSRTRSYGSLVQSTYSPARLRKLEHLVQPGDTLQGLALKYGVTMEQIKRANRLYTNDSIFLKKYLSIPVLMEQPEVTNGSHPTEDSVAVSRPQRSMSLDARKDEASATDFMTKLDTRIRVSKRAAVKKMREVEPIAKGEESSLETAVCYQGAREEASPQTAQRSLLGPVPLTVTTRVSTLRDREDEIFNL; encoded by the exons ATGGCTTCTGGGGAAGAAGGGGACACAGGGCTGCTACGGGGCTCTAGGACTCGCTCCTATGGTAGCCTGGTCCAGTCCACCTACTCCCCAGCTCGGCTGAGAAAGCTGGAACATCTGGTGCAGCCGGGGGACACGCTGCAGGGGCTGGCGCTGAAGTATGGGGTCACG ATGGAGCAGATCAAGAGAGCTAACCGGCTCTACACCAACGACTCCATCTTCCTTAAGAAATACCTCAGCATCCCTGTCCTAATGGAGCAACCGGAGGTGACCAATGGGTCGCATCCCACAGAGGATTCGGTAGCGGTGAGTCGCCCTCAACGCAGTATGTCCCTGGACGCCCGAAAGGATGAGGCCTCTGCCACTGACTTCATGACCAAGCTGGACACCAGAATCCGTGTCTCTAAGAGGGCGGCGGTCAAGAAGATGCGAGAAGTGGAGCCCAT AGCCAAAGGCGAGGAATCATCCCTCGAAACAGCCGTCTGCTACCAAGGTGCCAGAGAGGAAGCTTCTCCACAAACTGCCCAGCGCTCCCTGCTCGGACCAGTCCCTCTCACCGTCACCACGAGGGTGTCTACCCTCCGAGACCGAGAAGATGAAATATTTAATCTCTGA